One region of Eurosta solidaginis isolate ZX-2024a chromosome X, ASM4086904v1, whole genome shotgun sequence genomic DNA includes:
- the LOC137234486 gene encoding uncharacterized protein: MAIMPIGEFTVRPSKRKVSEEDTLIKIACERLANSREPTEGDSLAQSWASQYSEMEASQKTIARKIISDVLFQGCLGALEFRHAVQIQNAFNPSQILTPNVIPQYPMRTSTQLNYAVPQHMQNYTIRVPTPLSSSSSINSSRMSPQVTQNVRIVEDTSSINSSSVENLQNFFASFETDK, from the exons ATGGCCATTATGCCAATCGGC GAATTCACTGTTCGACCAAGCAAAAGAAAAGTTTCTGAAGAAGATACACTTATTAAAATTGCATGCGAGAGACTTGCCAACAGCCGCGAACCCACAGAAGGTGACTCCTTGGCTCAATCGTGGGCTTCACAATATAGTGAAATGGAGGCCTCCCAGAAAACGATTGCGCGAAAAATCATATCAGATGTTTTATTTCAAGGTTGCTTGGGAGCATTGGAATTTAGACACGCGGTTCAAATCCAAAATGCTTTTAACCCAAGTCAAATATTAACACCAAATGTCATTCCGCAATACCCAATGCGCACGTCTACGCAACTCAACTACGCGGTGCCCCAACACATGCAGAATTATACAATAAGAGTTCCGACTCCTTTAAGTAGCAGCTCGTCCATAAACAGTAGTAGAATGTCACCTCAAGTCACACAAAACGTACGAATCGTTGAAGATACATCATCCATTAATTCGAGCTCGGTAGAAAActtacaaaatttctttgcatcgTTTGAAACggacaaataa